Sequence from the Lysobacter capsici genome:
ATACGAAGCCCGCGCCCCGCCCACCACCGCAGGCGAATACACCCGCCCGACCCGATCGGCCGCATCCGCATACAAGCGCAGCGGCGGACCATCCAGCCGTATCGCCAGATGCATCGCGCCGCTGGGCAGCGAGTGCTCGCGCGCATGCGCGGGCGCCGCGGCCGGACGCGCGCTGACCCAGACCTGTTCGATCCAGGGCCGCAGTTCCGGCAGCGACGGCGCGTCGGCGGACATGGCCCGGGCTCAGCCCTCGAACGGCGGCAGCTTGGGCTTGACCGCGACGTTCTTGAGCGCGACGTACTTCGGCAGGCCATCGCGCCCGTACGGCGGCGGCGCCTCGCCGCGGATCAGCGGCTCCAGATAGCGCCGCGCGGCCGCGGTGATGCCGTAGCCGTCCTTGCGCAGAAACCCGGCCGGCATCTTCTTCTCGTGATTGGCCACCTTGTCCAGCGGCGCGGCCTCGATCTTCCAGCGATACGGCGAATCGGAGGTGCGCACGATCACCGGCATCACCGAGTTCATGCCCTTGAGCGCGTACTCGACCGCGGCCTTGCCGACCGCGCGCGCCTGTTCGACGTCGGTCTTGGAGGCGACGTGCCGGGCCGAACGCTGCAGATAATCGGGCAGCGCCCAATGCACCTTGTAGCCCAGCGCGTCCTTGACCCGCCCGGCCAGATGCGAGGCGACCCCGCCGAGTTGGGTATGGCCGAACGAATCCTTGCCGCCGCCGGCATCGGCGACGAAGCGGCCGTCGGTGGTCTGGATGCCCTCGCTGGCGACCACCACGCAGTAACCCACGCGTTCGACCGTGGCTTTGACCTTGGCGAAGAAATCGGCTTCGTTGTAAGGGCGCTCGGGAAACAGGATCAGGTGCGGCGCGGCGTCCGCGCCGTCGCCGGCCAGGCCGGCCGCGGCCGCGAGCCAGCCGGCATGGCGGCCCATCGCCTCGTAGACAAACACCTTGGTCGAGGTCTCGGCCATCGCCGCCACGTCCAGCGCGGCCTCGCGCACCGACACCGCGGTGTACTTGGCGGCCGAGCCGAAGCCCGGGCAGCAGTCGGTCACCGCCAGGTCGTTGTCGACCGTCTTGGGCACGCCGATGCAGGTCAGCGGATAGCCGAACTCGGCCGCCAGGCGCGACACCTTGAGCGCGGTGTCGGCCGAATCGTTGCCGCCGTTGTAGAGGAACCAGCGCACGTCGTGGGCCTTGAGCACGGCCAGCAGGCGCTCGTAGCGGGCGCGGTCGGCGTCCAGCGACTTCAGCTTGACCCGGCACGAGCCGAACGCGCCGCCGGGGGTGTGGCCCAGGGCCGCGATCGCCGCGGCCGACTCCTTGGAGGTGTCGATCAGCTCCTCGCGCAGCGCGCCGAGGATGCCGTTGCGGGCCGCCAATACCTTGATTCCGCGCGCCCGCGCGGTCTCGATCACCGCCGAGGCGGTGGCGTTGATGACGGCGGTCACACCGCCCGATTGCGCATACAGCAGGTTTCCAGCGGGTTTTGCGGAGGACTTCGCGGTCGGCATGGGGATTCCAGGATTTGCGCCGGTTTGCGGTAAGCTGACCGCACTATTCCCGGCGGGTGAATGGCGGCTGTGAGTGTAGCGCCGCCCCGCGGACGGGCCAGCGACGGGGTCGGCGATCGCCGATCCGGGGCGCGGCCCGGCGGGCCGCCCCGGCGCAGTGCGCGCGGGTGCGACGGTTTCATGTTGTCTCAGGAGCGATGTTGATGCGATTGGTATTACTGGGCGCGCCCGGTTCCGGCAAGGGCACGCAAGCCACGCGGCTCAAGGAGCATCTGCAGGTGCCGCATATTTCCACCGGCGATCTGTTGCGCGCCGAAGTGGCCGCCGGCAGCAAGCTGGGCCTGGAAGCCAAGGCGGTGATGGACGCCGGCAATCTGGTCAGCGACGAAATCCTGCTGGGCATGCTCGAGGACCGCTTCTCGCGTCCCGACACCGCCGGCGGTTTCATTCTCGACGGCTACCCGCGCAACCTGGCCCAGGCCGATGCGATGGACGCGCTGCTCAAGAAGATCGGCCAGCCGATGGACTTCGCCGTGCAGCTGGAAGTGCCGATCGAGCTGCTGGTCGAGCGCATCGCCGGCCGCGCCGCCGAGCAGGGCCGCAAGGACGACAGTCCCGAAGCCGTGCGCACCCGTCTGAAGGTGTACGACGAGGTCACCGCGCCGGTCATCGAGTACTACCGCCAGCACGGCCGCCTGACCGTGGTCGACGGCGTGGGTTCGCTGGACGAAGTGTTCACCCGCATCATCGAGGCGCTGGAGCCGGCGCCGACGGTGGGTTGAGTTATTCGTAGTGGTTTGTGCTCCCTCTCCCGCCTGCGGGAGAGGGCCGGGGTGAGGGCTCACACGCCCGTACTCCTGTCGTGAGCGGGGAATCTGAGGCTGTCGAGCAG
This genomic interval carries:
- a CDS encoding 6-phosphofructokinase, whose amino-acid sequence is MPTAKSSAKPAGNLLYAQSGGVTAVINATASAVIETARARGIKVLAARNGILGALREELIDTSKESAAAIAALGHTPGGAFGSCRVKLKSLDADRARYERLLAVLKAHDVRWFLYNGGNDSADTALKVSRLAAEFGYPLTCIGVPKTVDNDLAVTDCCPGFGSAAKYTAVSVREAALDVAAMAETSTKVFVYEAMGRHAGWLAAAAGLAGDGADAAPHLILFPERPYNEADFFAKVKATVERVGYCVVVASEGIQTTDGRFVADAGGGKDSFGHTQLGGVASHLAGRVKDALGYKVHWALPDYLQRSARHVASKTDVEQARAVGKAAVEYALKGMNSVMPVIVRTSDSPYRWKIEAAPLDKVANHEKKMPAGFLRKDGYGITAAARRYLEPLIRGEAPPPYGRDGLPKYVALKNVAVKPKLPPFEG
- a CDS encoding adenylate kinase; translation: MRLVLLGAPGSGKGTQATRLKEHLQVPHISTGDLLRAEVAAGSKLGLEAKAVMDAGNLVSDEILLGMLEDRFSRPDTAGGFILDGYPRNLAQADAMDALLKKIGQPMDFAVQLEVPIELLVERIAGRAAEQGRKDDSPEAVRTRLKVYDEVTAPVIEYYRQHGRLTVVDGVGSLDEVFTRIIEALEPAPTVG